From uncultured Methanobrevibacter sp.:
TAGACTTGGCAATAATTACCATACCAGTTAAATTTGTAAACCCAACTGTCAAGGAATGTGGTGAAGCTGGCGTGGAAAACATGGTTGTTATTACTGCAGGTTTCAAAGAAGTAGGAGAAGAAGGTGCTAAATTAGAAGCTGAATTAACAGCACTTGGTGAAGAATACGGTATAAACATTATTGGACCAAACAGTTTAGGAATAACTGATTCACACACTCCATTAAACGGATCATTTTCACAAATGATGCCACCAAAAGGAAACATGGCATTCATTTCCCAAAGTGGAGCTATGATGGTAGCTATTATCGATTGGAGTGTAACTTCAGGAATTGGATTCAGTAAAGTAATCAGTTTAGGAAACAAAGCTGGTGTAACTGAAATTGAATTATTACAATACTTGGCAGACGATGACGAAACCAATGTAATCATCTGTTACTTAGAATCAATTTCCGATGACGACGACTTCGTAAGAACCATGAGAGAAACAGCTCATAAAAAACCTATTATTGTTCTTAAATCAGGTTCAAGTTCAGCTGGAGCAGCAGCTGCATCTTCACACACAGGTGCACTTGCAGGAAGTGACCTTGCATTCGACACAGCATTCCATCAATCCGGAATTATGCGTGTAGAAACCATGGCTGAATTATTTGACCTAGGTTTAGCATTCTCCAAAGCACCACTTCCAGAAGGAGATAATGTAGCAATTATTACCAACGCTGGTGGTGGAGGAGTATTAACCGTAGATGCAATGGAAAAAGCTGGCTTAAACCTCGTGCAATTTGATGAAGAAACCACTGCAAAACTAAAAGAATGCGTAACTGAAGAAGGAAGTGCTAAAAACCCTATCGATGTATTAGGTGATGCACCAGTAATCAGATACAAAGAATCATTAGAACTTGTTTTAGGTTATGAAGATGTTGACAGTTTAATCGTTATGGTATGTCCAACTGCATCTGCTGACCCTGATGGAATTGCAGAAGCAATCATTGAAGAGAAAAATAAATTTGAAAAACCTGTTATTGTCGTTAATATGGGAGGTCCATCATTTGAAGCCGCAAATGATGTTTTAAGAGAAAACGGTATACCAACCTACGTATTCCCTGAAACTGCTGTAACTGCTCTTGAAGCAATGGTTAGATTCAAAAGATTAGAAGAAAGAACCTATGATGATGTAGTTGAAAAAGTAGATGATGTTGACAAAGATGCCGTTAAAGCAATATTTGATAAAGTCAAAGCTGATGGAAGAGACACATTACTTGGTAGTGAAGCTTATGCAGTAGCTGAAGCTTATGGAATTTCCGCAGCACCTATCAAATTATCCACATCTGCTGATGAAGCTGCAAGTTTGGCAGAAGAAATGGAATTCCCTGTTGTACTTAAAATCGCATCCGATAAAATTTTACACAAATCAGATATCGGCGGTGTAAAAGTAGGAATCTCCTCAGCTGAAGAAGCAAAAGCAACCTATGAAGAAATTATTGCAAACGCTAATAAAGCACACCCAGATATTGTTCCTGATGGTGTAGAAGTACAAAAAATGATGGATTCCGGTGAAGAAGTCATTGTAGGTATGATTCGTGACAAACAATTTGGTCCTATGATTGCATTCGGTATGGGTGGAATCTATGTAAACCTTATTGAAGACGTTTCATTCAACCTTGCAAAAGGAATGAGCTCTCAAGAAATTGATGAACAAATTAATTCAACCAAAGTATCCAAATTACTTGAAGGATACAGAGGTGAAGCTCCTTGTGATGTCGAAGAAGTTAAAGAAGCTATTAAAAGAGTAGCTAGATTAACCTTAGACTTCCCAGAAATATCTGAGTTAGACATTAACCCAATCTTCGTATACGAAGAAGGTTCATCTGCACTCGATATTAAAATCAAATTATAATTTCTCATACGAGAAATTACTCTTTTTTTATTTTTTGAATCATTTATTATAAGTGATTTTATGAATGGTGAAATTGATTTAGAACTTTATACTATTTCTATAATTAGATTAAACAACACTTTAGAAAAATTAGAAACTTCACAAAATAATGATGACATTAAAGAAATGTTCAAAGAAAGTTGTAGGGATTTTGAAGAGTTATATAAAGATATCATTTCTGATTTAAATGGAGAAGAAATACAGTTTAATGATTATTATCTATTTTTTGAAAACGGAAAACAGGTGTTTCCGCAGTATATTGACGCTTTGAAAAAAATTGAAAATGAAGAAATTAAAGAATACATTGATTCACTGATAAATGTATTTACAAACCTTAACAAAATATCTAAATCTTTTCCAAGCCAGCAGGACATGGTAAAATGAGTTTTGATTTAGAAAAAATTGGAATTGACACCGAAGAAAGATACGAATGTATTTACACTACAATTGATGAAAAAGGCATTAAAAACTCTGCAGCAATTGGTTTAAAGTATTTTGGAAAAGACAATATAGGATGTAGGATATTTGAAGGATCAAAAACTCTGGAAAACATTCAAAAAAGCAAAAGATATGTTGTAAACATTACCCAAGATCCAATAATATTTACTAAATCCACAATCGACAAACTTCCAAGCGAATATTACACAGATGATGAGGACATTGCCATTTTAAAGGATGCAGGATCATATATAATCGTTAATGTGGTTGATATTGAAGAACAAAAACCTGAAAATACTCCAATCGACAATGACCAAAGCATATTTTTAATCAAAGGCAAGATTGAAAGTGTGACAATCAATGATGAAACTATCAAAGCTTATAATCGAGGATTATCCGGTTTAATTGAATGCTTAGTTAACTTTTCAAGATATCTAATTGTCGATGATGAAAAAAGAGCAGTTTACATGGAAAGAGTAATTGAAAACGAAAGGATGATTGGAAGAATTGGAGATACACAAACAAAAGAAGCTATGAAAATAATCAAAAAAGAATACGAAAAAAATTAAAAAAAAAGCATAGTTAAGTAACTATGCTTCCCAGTACAATTTATCGTGAGAAACAGTACCGTTTAAGATACCAATATCCACTTCTAATTTTTGGAATGCATCCACATCTGCTTTGAAAGCATTATCAATACCAGAAATGAATGGGAAACTTTGTAGGGAATTTGCTTCTAAATGAGCATCTGAAACAATATCTTCAGGTAAAAGTTTTACAACTTCAGAAGAATTACCTGCGGCTACTTTATCATTAATGAATTTAGTAGCATTTTTATGGATATCTACAATATCTTTAGCTTTGTCTTCATGGTTTTTAATGAAATCATCTGATGCGACAACTACACAACATGGGTGATTTGGTAAAATTCCAGAAGAGTTTTCCAAAACAACATTACTAGTATCGTTTGCTGCAATACTTACATAAGGTTGGAAAGTAATAATACCGTCAATCTGTTTGGTTTTTAAAGCATCATTCATTGAAGGCACTTTCATAGCGGAAATGTTTAAATCATTTGTTGATAATCCATTCTTTTTTAAGTAGTATGAAAGTAAAACATGCTGAATTGAAGCTTCACCAGGAGTTGCAATTGATTTACCTTTCAAATCAGCTGCAGAATTAATTCCAGAATCTTTAGTTACAACAATTCCACTACCTTCAGTTTGAGCAGAGGAAATCACTTTAACAGGAACTCCTTTTGAAACAGAAGATAAAACAGGAGCAATTCCTACATATCCAACATCGACTTCACCACTAGCCATAGCGGTCATCAAGTCTCCACCATTATTAAACTGAACAAGTTCAGTAGTAATATTCTTATCAGCATATAAACCTTGTTTATCAGCGACGAACAATGCTGCGTCGTGGTCTGAAGGTAAATATCCTATCTTTACAGTGTTGTCTCCTCCCCCTAAGAAGTCGAAAAGACCTGCACTAGCTGAACCCATTACCAAAAATGCAGCAAGTGCCAACACTAAAACAAAAGTTATCTTTTTATTCATTATATTCACCGAATTAATTTAAATTAATTACAATTATTAATTATTATAAATATCCTATAAATATATGCTTAATTAACAATTGTTATATTTGAATCCCCATAATACTATAAATTATAAATGTTATATAAATATTTTGAAAAAATTTTACGAAAAAACAAATTATCCTCCATAAATTATTTGAATCAACTGAATTGTATCACCATCATTAATCACACTTTCCTCAACAGCAATTTCACCATTCTGCTTTGCAACAATCGTTTGGCTGGATACGCTCAAATCATCAAACAAATTTTTTATAGAATAATTATCATTTAAATTTCTTTCCTCATCAATATCATTGAATTTTAAATTAAACTTCATTATTTCACCTCTTCTAATCACATAAAAATATATTTAAATGGAGTTTTCACAGCTGCATTATCCGATAAACTATTCCTCAAAATTCACTCTTTCAGGTGCAGTGAAAACCGTAAAACGATTATCCCTTACAAAACCTATCATTGTAATGTTACCTGCACGTGCAACATCAATTCCAGAGGATGCTGGAGCAGCATTTGAAATGATTATGGGAATACCTACTCGGATTACTTTTATCAGCATGTCCGCAGGCATTCTTCCACTGTATGAAACATAACATTGACTAAAATCATAACCCTCTTTTGCAGCAGCTCCAATGACCTTGTCAACTGCAACATGACGACTTACATCCTCACGAATTATGATGTTATCCTTATACTTGAGTTGGGCAACATGCACACCTGCTGTTTTTTGCCATATTTTTGCCTCATCTGTCAAATGTTCCATGTCTTCAATAATCTGAGTTGCATTAATCTTCAAATCCGAATCATTGCGCTCGATTGTTTTCAACTCTGATCTTATTCCTCCAGCATTATCTGAGTTTACCCCCTGATATTCCAGCAATCTGCAAACACATGCATGTTCACAGTTGCCTTTTCTCTCTTGAACAATACCATCCTGTTCCAGGTCTTCTTCAGGGTCATGGCTCAACTTTGTAGAAATTAGCAGGTTTGTTCCATCTACTGTTATTGACTCGATATCACTATAATCTTTTATTAAACCTTCTCCGAGACAATATCCTACAGCAAAATCTTTTAAATCTATTGGATAAGTTGAAAACTTGCGGGGAGGCAAATAATCAATAAACAGATAAGTATATTCATCATCAACACTATTTTCCTTAATTGTCTGGTATTCACCATCTTTCCACTGGATTACCTCAGTTTGTCTTAAAAACTCCATAATATCCCCATCATTATAAATTAAATTAAAAATAAAAATTATTTGCCTGCCAATGCTACATCGAAATACTTTTTAACTTCATCACAACTGTCAACGTCACAATTTCTCAAATTATCCCTGCTAATTTGCTTATTATTTTTAGATAACATTATGTGAGTGTTGATGTAACCATGTTGCTCGATTAAACTTAAAAGCATTTTACCATAAGTAAAATCCGGATTTGAAACACGATTCATCATTAAATTCAAAGTATCAAACCCATCTATTTTCAATTTATCACACATAACATACATTTCATTTATAATTTCATAAGCCCAATCTTTAAGGGTTACTTCACAACCGTCCCTCAATAATCTCATTGAATCAACATAACCAGATTCGGCAGTTCTTTCCTCATTGATTTTAGCTTCATTTTGCCAAGCCAGATAATCCGATTCATCTTTGACAAGCATATAAATCAAAAACAAATGCAGGAATTTCATATCACGATTTACAATTCCACATTGATAAAACGGATTAATATCCAATGTTCTTATTTCAATATATTCTATACCACTGTCCTTTAAGGAATTCAATAAGTCTTTAGGATTTTTTGGTTTTAGTCTAATTTGAGTGTATAACTCTTTTGCTTCAGACAAATCCCCATTATCAATGAAACTGTTAATATCACCTACGAATTCATTAACAGAATTATAGGAAGGATACAAATCTTTTAAATTTTTATATCCGCAAGAAGCATTTCTAAATGAAGGACCTTTGGTGGAGTAATAACTGCCGTAATCGTCCTTAGCATCCATCAAGTGAATGCAATCATTTGAAAATGTTTTATGAGAACCGATTGAACATCCAGTCAGATAAATAATCAGCCAGCAATATCTCAAATAATTTCTGGCTATCTTTAAGTAAATGTCATCTTTAAAATCCTTAAAGCTTAAATCATCATTTTCCAGAGAGTATAATTTTTTTAAGAATCTTTCAGAAAACGAAAAGTTAAAATGGACTCCTGAAATCATCTGTTTTTTAACACCATATCTGCGGGCGAGATCTTCACGATACTTTTGTGATGATTCACCTTCCTCGGAGTACTGCGCTATTGGAATTTGGTCCCAATACGGCAAAATACATGGAATTGACTGAAACCAAAGATACTCATCCCGAGGAAGTGAGGCATTTACCATATCCGACAATAATGAAAAGTTTTCAAATGCATCATCAATAGTGTCAAAGGTAGGAGTTATTATTTCTATTTGACTTTCAGAAAAATCAGTCGTAATTAAAGGATTTGTAAGTTTATCTCCAAAAACAGCAGGATGAGGTGTTAAAGATAATTTGCCATCATCTTTTGCCCTTAAAGATTCCCATTCAATACCAAATGAACCTTCCAAAATTTCATTTGAAGATAATTTAGATAAATTCGCTAAATTCATTTCATCACTTCCTTCATCTAAATTACGCTTAATCTACCATAATCATCAATCAATTTCTCGATTTTAACATTATTTTTTATTGAATCAATGATTATCTTTCCAGGATTTGTATGTTTTTTAATACGATTATATAAAGGATTTAGGAATACTTCTTCACCAATTCCTCTTTCCTTAAGTCCATCTTTTGCCAAATTGACAATTTCTTTAGATAATGCACACAATTCCTTTTTGTTAAATATCTTTGGAATTTCATCCTGAATCAATAATTTTCTAAGTTCACCTGCAGTATATCCCTTATGATATATTGCAGTATCGTTAGTAATTATATCATCCAATTCATCGAGTTTTCCTTTAAGACCTAAATGAAATGCAGCAACGGACATGGAATCGCGAATTGGTTGAGTGCAAATACTTCTAAATTCAACTGTACCTCTGAATGTTAAATTAATAAATTTAAATGGCCTTAAATATTTAATGTCACTAATGCAAGGTTTTATTTCAATATCCCTATATTCCCCATTGCAATAGATTTCGCCCCTAACATAATCTCTGCTGAAATAGTCCAAAAGATTCATTGAAGGGAAATTGATATATGCTCCGTCTCTCATGACACAATAGATATTTAAAGACTCAAGATAAGATTGAAGGTCATTTAAATCCTTAAAATCGACATCATACATTCCAATATTATGAGGATTTACCCCATGAGTTGAATATTCCCATAATGCATCCCTAAAGCAAGTAATATTATCATTTTGTCCAAATAAAACGGAATTAGAAAATAATAATGCCTTAATCGGTTCAATTTTAGAAAAGACATTGATTGTTTTTACCAAATCATCCCTGTAAATATCCAATTGAACCTGTGAAGCTGATGAAAACATTCCATATTCAGGGAATCTGTGAAAATGCATTGGAATGTCTTTATAATTTTTAAAAGATTTTAAATGATGATAAAGCATCAAATATCTTTCAGATGGAATAGGGATATTTTC
This genomic window contains:
- the acs gene encoding acetate--CoA ligase alpha subunit, translating into MKDLNKMFKPESVAVIGASNTPGKVGYIIVDNLINDGFKGEIYPVNPKGGEILGKKAYANIKDIPEKVDLAIITIPVKFVNPTVKECGEAGVENMVVITAGFKEVGEEGAKLEAELTALGEEYGINIIGPNSLGITDSHTPLNGSFSQMMPPKGNMAFISQSGAMMVAIIDWSVTSGIGFSKVISLGNKAGVTEIELLQYLADDDETNVIICYLESISDDDDFVRTMRETAHKKPIIVLKSGSSSAGAAAASSHTGALAGSDLAFDTAFHQSGIMRVETMAELFDLGLAFSKAPLPEGDNVAIITNAGGGGVLTVDAMEKAGLNLVQFDEETTAKLKECVTEEGSAKNPIDVLGDAPVIRYKESLELVLGYEDVDSLIVMVCPTASADPDGIAEAIIEEKNKFEKPVIVVNMGGPSFEAANDVLRENGIPTYVFPETAVTALEAMVRFKRLEERTYDDVVEKVDDVDKDAVKAIFDKVKADGRDTLLGSEAYAVAEAYGISAAPIKLSTSADEAASLAEEMEFPVVLKIASDKILHKSDIGGVKVGISSAEEAKATYEEIIANANKAHPDIVPDGVEVQKMMDSGEEVIVGMIRDKQFGPMIAFGMGGIYVNLIEDVSFNLAKGMSSQEIDEQINSTKVSKLLEGYRGEAPCDVEEVKEAIKRVARLTLDFPEISELDINPIFVYEEGSSALDIKIKL
- a CDS encoding MoaD/ThiS family protein, whose product is MKFNLKFNDIDEERNLNDNYSIKNLFDDLSVSSQTIVAKQNGEIAVEESVINDGDTIQLIQIIYGG
- a CDS encoding DUF447 domain-containing protein — its product is MSFDLEKIGIDTEERYECIYTTIDEKGIKNSAAIGLKYFGKDNIGCRIFEGSKTLENIQKSKRYVVNITQDPIIFTKSTIDKLPSEYYTDDEDIAILKDAGSYIIVNVVDIEEQKPENTPIDNDQSIFLIKGKIESVTINDETIKAYNRGLSGLIECLVNFSRYLIVDDEKRAVYMERVIENERMIGRIGDTQTKEAMKIIKKEYEKN
- a CDS encoding ABC transporter substrate-binding protein is translated as MNKKITFVLVLALAAFLVMGSASAGLFDFLGGGDNTVKIGYLPSDHDAALFVADKQGLYADKNITTELVQFNNGGDLMTAMASGEVDVGYVGIAPVLSSVSKGVPVKVISSAQTEGSGIVVTKDSGINSAADLKGKSIATPGEASIQHVLLSYYLKKNGLSTNDLNISAMKVPSMNDALKTKQIDGIITFQPYVSIAANDTSNVVLENSSGILPNHPCCVVVASDDFIKNHEDKAKDIVDIHKNATKFINDKVAAGNSSEVVKLLPEDIVSDAHLEANSLQSFPFISGIDNAFKADVDAFQKLEVDIGILNGTVSHDKLYWEA
- the fdhD gene encoding formate dehydrogenase accessory sulfurtransferase FdhD, giving the protein MEFLRQTEVIQWKDGEYQTIKENSVDDEYTYLFIDYLPPRKFSTYPIDLKDFAVGYCLGEGLIKDYSDIESITVDGTNLLISTKLSHDPEEDLEQDGIVQERKGNCEHACVCRLLEYQGVNSDNAGGIRSELKTIERNDSDLKINATQIIEDMEHLTDEAKIWQKTAGVHVAQLKYKDNIIIREDVSRHVAVDKVIGAAAKEGYDFSQCYVSYSGRMPADMLIKVIRVGIPIIISNAAPASSGIDVARAGNITMIGFVRDNRFTVFTAPERVNFEE
- a CDS encoding glutamate--cysteine ligase, giving the protein MNLANLSKLSSNEILEGSFGIEWESLRAKDDGKLSLTPHPAVFGDKLTNPLITTDFSESQIEIITPTFDTIDDAFENFSLLSDMVNASLPRDEYLWFQSIPCILPYWDQIPIAQYSEEGESSQKYREDLARRYGVKKQMISGVHFNFSFSERFLKKLYSLENDDLSFKDFKDDIYLKIARNYLRYCWLIIYLTGCSIGSHKTFSNDCIHLMDAKDDYGSYYSTKGPSFRNASCGYKNLKDLYPSYNSVNEFVGDINSFIDNGDLSEAKELYTQIRLKPKNPKDLLNSLKDSGIEYIEIRTLDINPFYQCGIVNRDMKFLHLFLIYMLVKDESDYLAWQNEAKINEERTAESGYVDSMRLLRDGCEVTLKDWAYEIINEMYVMCDKLKIDGFDTLNLMMNRVSNPDFTYGKMLLSLIEQHGYINTHIMLSKNNKQISRDNLRNCDVDSCDEVKKYFDVALAGK